A stretch of the Halomonas sp. BDJS001 genome encodes the following:
- a CDS encoding class I SAM-dependent methyltransferase: protein MPDSVMTQNLSANPNGSAHRVAIARAVHQLLDEPKVVDDALSLPLLGPELGKAVSDDPFAYNDPSARSMRAGIVARSLLAENVLNAAVARGVSQVVSLGAGLDTYALRHGASIPQVSLYEVDQPAMLELKQARAVQAGLKIPARMRFVVADLARQCWLEMLARSGFDSAQPVAISWMGVSPYLTPEQVRSVLAWVAGLAPGSVIAFRH from the coding sequence ATGCCAGACTCAGTGATGACTCAGAATTTAAGCGCCAATCCAAACGGCTCTGCCCATCGTGTGGCGATTGCCCGGGCGGTACACCAGCTATTGGACGAGCCGAAAGTGGTGGATGACGCTTTGAGCTTACCTCTGCTTGGGCCAGAGCTTGGTAAAGCAGTAAGCGATGACCCCTTTGCTTATAACGACCCTAGTGCTCGCTCTATGCGTGCAGGGATCGTTGCCCGCAGCCTGCTGGCAGAAAATGTACTGAATGCCGCTGTCGCCAGGGGAGTGTCTCAGGTAGTGAGCCTCGGCGCCGGCTTGGATACCTACGCTCTGCGCCATGGTGCAAGCATACCCCAAGTTAGTCTGTACGAGGTGGATCAGCCAGCAATGCTGGAGCTCAAGCAGGCTCGGGCGGTTCAGGCCGGACTGAAGATACCCGCCAGAATGCGCTTTGTCGTCGCTGACCTGGCGCGGCAGTGTTGGCTTGAGATGCTAGCTAGGTCGGGTTTTGACAGTGCTCAGCCTGTTGCCATTAGTTGGATGGGCGTTAGTCCTTACCTTACGCCGGAGCAGGTGCGCAGTGTGTTGGCTTGGGTGGCTGGTTTGGCTCCAGGGTCGGTTATCGCCTTCCGACATTGA
- a CDS encoding helix-turn-helix domain-containing protein: MEDTPAEAENMKLRSMLMMALKDHIDRAGLNQSQAAKLFGVTQPRVSDLMRGKISLFGLDALVNMAAAAGLHVEMRVTVAA, translated from the coding sequence ATTGAAGATACGCCAGCAGAAGCTGAAAATATGAAGCTGCGCTCAATGTTGATGATGGCTCTTAAAGATCACATTGATCGTGCTGGTTTGAACCAGTCTCAAGCGGCCAAATTGTTTGGTGTCACGCAACCGCGTGTTTCCGACTTGATGCGTGGCAAGATATCTTTGTTTGGCCTAGATGCTCTCGTGAACATGGCTGCCGCTGCTGGCCTGCATGTGGAAATGCGCGTCACTGTGGCAGCATAG
- a CDS encoding TRAP transporter large permease, protein MSNIEIGVAGIAIALALIALRVPIGVALGLVSIIGIGEMTSMRVAWGMISATPFDFAGTWELTAAPMFLFMGYLCTSTNMTQGLFHAMRLYLARLPGGLAVSSVMASAFFAAASGSSVATSAAMSRIAVPEMLKHNYDKGLATGTVAASGTLGSLIPPSVLLVLYGVYAQVSVGQLFMAGFIPGVLSALLYIAMIMVRTKLNPNLAGNTDVRSSWDEKWDAFKHIWPLPLLIGSVLGGIFLGIFSPTEAGAVGTSIAALIALARRTLTFSAIREALIRTAVSTASIFIILIGSLFFTRFLAMSGVPAAFSELILGVSTETWWIILAVALIYLVLGMFIDSIGLLLLTLPLILPLVEGADLNLIWFGIIVVKLLEVGLVTPPIGLNVYVIKGALGNSVTLSEVFKGVTWFIVMDIVALLLIVLIPALSLYLPQKMF, encoded by the coding sequence ATGAGTAATATAGAGATAGGCGTGGCAGGCATTGCCATTGCCTTGGCCCTGATCGCCTTGCGCGTGCCAATCGGCGTTGCACTGGGTTTGGTGTCGATCATCGGCATTGGTGAAATGACCAGCATGCGCGTGGCCTGGGGGATGATTTCGGCCACTCCGTTTGACTTTGCAGGTACCTGGGAACTGACCGCTGCACCTATGTTCCTGTTTATGGGCTATTTGTGTACCAGCACCAATATGACCCAAGGCCTGTTTCATGCCATGCGCCTTTATCTGGCGCGCCTGCCTGGCGGTTTGGCTGTTTCCAGTGTCATGGCTTCTGCCTTCTTTGCCGCAGCTTCGGGCTCTAGCGTAGCAACATCGGCGGCCATGTCGCGTATTGCCGTGCCTGAAATGCTCAAGCATAACTACGATAAGGGGCTGGCCACAGGTACCGTTGCCGCATCAGGAACACTCGGCTCGCTGATTCCCCCAAGCGTGCTGCTGGTGCTCTATGGCGTTTATGCCCAGGTGTCGGTGGGGCAGCTGTTTATGGCGGGATTCATTCCCGGTGTGCTTTCAGCGCTGCTCTACATCGCTATGATTATGGTGCGCACCAAGCTTAATCCCAACCTGGCGGGCAACACCGATGTACGCTCTAGCTGGGACGAGAAGTGGGATGCCTTTAAGCATATTTGGCCGTTGCCGCTGCTGATCGGCTCAGTTCTTGGTGGGATTTTTCTGGGTATTTTCTCACCTACCGAAGCGGGGGCAGTGGGTACTTCCATTGCAGCTCTGATCGCCTTGGCACGGCGCACGCTAACCTTTTCAGCCATTCGGGAAGCGCTGATTCGCACGGCGGTAAGCACGGCAAGCATCTTCATTATTCTCATCGGGTCGCTGTTTTTCACCCGTTTTCTAGCCATGAGTGGCGTACCCGCGGCGTTTTCCGAGTTGATTCTTGGCGTTAGTACTGAGACCTGGTGGATCATTCTCGCGGTGGCACTGATTTATCTGGTGCTGGGTATGTTTATCGACTCCATTGGCCTGCTGCTGCTCACTCTGCCGTTAATCCTCCCCTTAGTAGAAGGCGCAGACCTTAACTTGATCTGGTTCGGGATCATCGTCGTCAAGCTGCTTGAAGTGGGGCTGGTCACTCCGCCTATCGGGCTCAATGTGTATGTCATCAAAGGTGCCTTGGGCAATAGCGTCACCCTGTCTGAAGTGTTCAAGGGCGTCACCTGGTTCATCGTCATGGATATTGTTGCCCTGTTGCTGATCGTGCTGATTCCAGCGCTTTCTCTCTATCTCCCTCAAAAAATGTTTTAA
- a CDS encoding TRAP transporter small permease subunit, protein MMAKHVESLSQWVAKSAMVLAALFLVLMALHVSLDVGLRYLFGKSFTGTLEFVSFYYMVAVVFLPLAYVELQREHISVDVLVGRLPPIAQLTLYLFASILGLLYFGMLCYQSYLDAVRATVRMETAMANFTFYLWPSRWALPVGFAAMCLAILANMIKALQQRRAL, encoded by the coding sequence ATGATGGCCAAACACGTCGAATCACTGAGCCAGTGGGTCGCCAAAAGTGCCATGGTGCTGGCGGCACTGTTTCTGGTGCTGATGGCGCTGCATGTGTCACTCGATGTAGGGCTTCGCTACTTATTCGGAAAGTCATTTACCGGCACCCTGGAGTTTGTCTCTTTTTACTACATGGTCGCCGTCGTCTTTCTACCGCTTGCCTATGTGGAGCTTCAGCGGGAACACATCAGCGTGGATGTGCTGGTGGGAAGGCTTCCGCCTATTGCCCAACTAACGCTTTACCTGTTCGCCAGCATCCTTGGGCTCCTCTATTTCGGCATGCTCTGCTATCAGAGCTATCTAGATGCCGTTCGCGCTACGGTTCGAATGGAAACTGCCATGGCCAATTTCACCTTCTATCTATGGCCCAGTCGTTGGGCGTTACCGGTTGGCTTTGCAGCTATGTGCCTGGCCATCCTCGCCAACATGATTAAGGCGCTGCAACAACGCCGAGCCCTGTAG
- a CDS encoding TonB-dependent siderophore receptor yields the protein MLSVAPLAALAQEESTSNDTVVVTATALKVDTPLVETPRPVSSVDREELEARNVQQLDETFRYRAGVLSGHYGSDNNTDWLKVRGFDQSTYQDGLRIYREGFYQWLPEPYGLERIEVFKGPSSILYGEAPPGGLINAVSKRPTETPQGEVNLQLGNRNHRQVGIDTSGPLGESDDVRYRLVGLYKERDGDLNATDNERYYFAPSLAVDLSEDTTVTFLASVQKDDGVPVNGFKLPYGTVENTPFGRIDPQTNLSEPGYDQDKRTQWGLGYELRHAINDTWSFEQDLRYSELDLELRSTYALSMVDDRRASRGLVYRDGSIDSWTVDNRMVGTWYGDRTENTLLLGVDYQNLSLRGQEGDNYAFGEPIDIFNPTYGNFTPIAEEDLLTREIDKEQTGLYAQNQLRIDDRWVLLGGVRYDQAETDNRNQTAGTTQRSDDDQVSWSGGAMYLGENGVNPYVSYTESFDPVGRVDDAGDLYDPREGRQWEIGAKLAPFDWDGYVTAAVFDLEETNTLVTSPAGFQVQEGKRTSQGFELEGVGYITDALKVTAAYTYTDARLEDDERAPLIPRHQASTWLDYAFTGGALNGVTLGGGVRYVGSTVDTSVADNTAVDSYTLVDAMVGYEFADGWQAQVNVNNLTDKEYVASCEYWCYYGESRSVIGSVKYSW from the coding sequence ATGCTTAGCGTTGCTCCCTTGGCGGCACTAGCTCAGGAAGAGTCCACTTCCAATGATACTGTTGTGGTCACAGCCACGGCGCTAAAAGTCGATACCCCGCTAGTAGAGACGCCACGTCCGGTCTCAAGCGTTGACCGTGAAGAACTGGAAGCCCGTAACGTCCAACAGCTAGATGAAACGTTCCGCTATCGTGCGGGCGTGTTGTCGGGCCATTACGGTAGCGATAACAATACTGATTGGCTCAAGGTGCGCGGTTTTGATCAATCGACTTACCAAGATGGTCTGCGAATCTACCGCGAAGGGTTTTATCAGTGGCTACCCGAGCCTTATGGTTTAGAGCGTATCGAGGTATTTAAAGGGCCTTCATCGATTCTATACGGTGAGGCACCTCCTGGGGGCTTGATCAATGCAGTCAGTAAGCGTCCGACTGAGACGCCTCAAGGGGAGGTTAATTTACAGCTTGGCAACCGCAACCACCGCCAAGTCGGCATCGACACCAGCGGGCCGCTGGGAGAGTCAGACGATGTGCGCTATCGCTTGGTGGGATTATACAAAGAGCGCGACGGCGATTTAAACGCCACGGATAACGAGCGCTACTATTTTGCTCCGAGCCTGGCGGTTGATCTTAGTGAAGATACTACCGTTACCTTTTTAGCCAGCGTGCAAAAAGATGATGGCGTTCCCGTTAATGGCTTTAAGCTGCCCTATGGCACTGTGGAAAACACCCCCTTTGGCCGCATCGACCCACAGACCAACTTGAGCGAACCTGGATACGACCAGGATAAACGCACTCAGTGGGGACTTGGTTATGAGCTTCGCCACGCTATTAACGATACCTGGTCGTTTGAACAAGATCTGCGCTATAGCGAACTGGACTTAGAGCTGCGCAGCACCTACGCACTCTCCATGGTAGATGATCGACGCGCATCCCGTGGACTGGTTTATCGCGATGGTTCCATTGATAGCTGGACGGTTGATAACCGCATGGTGGGTACTTGGTACGGTGATCGCACTGAGAATACGCTGCTGCTGGGTGTTGATTACCAAAACTTGAGCTTGCGCGGCCAGGAAGGGGATAACTATGCGTTCGGCGAGCCGATTGATATTTTTAACCCAACCTACGGTAACTTCACGCCGATTGCGGAAGAAGATCTGCTAACTCGGGAAATCGATAAAGAGCAGACCGGCCTGTATGCTCAAAACCAGCTGCGTATCGATGACCGTTGGGTACTGCTGGGCGGCGTACGCTACGACCAGGCGGAAACGGATAACCGTAATCAAACCGCAGGAACCACTCAGCGCTCAGATGATGACCAAGTGTCTTGGTCAGGTGGCGCGATGTACCTGGGTGAAAACGGCGTTAATCCTTACGTTAGCTACACTGAGTCATTTGACCCAGTGGGTCGAGTTGATGATGCGGGCGACCTGTATGACCCCCGCGAAGGTCGTCAGTGGGAAATAGGCGCTAAGTTGGCGCCGTTCGACTGGGATGGCTATGTAACGGCGGCAGTTTTTGATCTGGAAGAGACCAATACTCTAGTGACCTCTCCAGCAGGCTTCCAGGTACAAGAGGGTAAGCGTACCTCTCAAGGCTTTGAGCTGGAAGGTGTTGGTTATATTACCGATGCGTTAAAAGTCACCGCGGCCTACACCTACACCGATGCTCGCCTGGAAGACGATGAGCGTGCGCCGTTAATCCCGCGCCACCAGGCCTCAACTTGGTTGGATTACGCCTTCACCGGCGGCGCGTTAAATGGCGTGACGCTAGGTGGCGGGGTGCGTTATGTGGGCAGCACCGTTGATACCAGCGTCGCCGACAACACAGCCGTGGATAGCTACACTCTGGTTGATGCCATGGTGGGCTATGAGTTTGCTGACGGCTGGCAGGCCCAGGTCAACGTCAACAACCTCACCGATAAAGAGTACGTGGCCAGCTGTGAATACTGGTGCTACTACGGTGAATCCCGCAGTGTGATTGGCAGCGTGAAATATAGTTGGTAA
- a CDS encoding TetR/AcrR family transcriptional regulator: MTKRQNQEERSRQTQARVTQATIECILEKGIRATSTVDVARLAGVSRGALVHHYPSKTLLMQAALEDLLSREVESVREMAVKVKAGELNFDSLLKALHEHFKGDLYMVTLEYLTNARTDPDIMKVLVPLAAKFNDSLEQIWEQLVASSKHTSHQNRVALNATLCMMRGMGAQSIWRDDPELYRDMLLFWKETLLELGFSASDAKRSEPA, translated from the coding sequence ATGACGAAGCGACAGAATCAAGAAGAACGCTCACGCCAAACCCAGGCTCGGGTGACGCAAGCGACTATCGAGTGCATTCTCGAGAAGGGCATTCGTGCCACTTCAACCGTGGATGTCGCACGTCTGGCGGGCGTTTCCCGTGGCGCTTTAGTTCACCATTACCCCTCTAAGACATTGTTGATGCAGGCGGCGCTTGAGGACTTGCTGAGCCGCGAAGTGGAAAGCGTAAGGGAGATGGCCGTAAAGGTTAAAGCAGGGGAGCTTAACTTTGACAGCCTGCTTAAAGCGCTACATGAGCATTTCAAAGGTGACCTATACATGGTGACTCTCGAATACCTCACGAATGCGCGAACCGACCCCGATATCATGAAAGTGCTGGTACCGCTGGCCGCAAAGTTCAATGACTCTTTGGAGCAGATTTGGGAACAGTTGGTCGCCAGTTCCAAGCACACCTCACATCAGAATCGCGTCGCCCTAAACGCCACTTTGTGCATGATGCGGGGTATGGGAGCGCAAAGCATTTGGCGTGATGACCCTGAACTCTACCGCGATATGCTGCTGTTCTGGAAAGAGACGCTTCTGGAGCTGGGTTTTTCTGCCTCAGATGCGAAGAGGAGTGAGCCCGCATGA
- a CDS encoding DUF6088 family protein — protein sequence MTTQTLESRIRDKIRRSRRTVFLRDDFAALGGYDQVGRVLRQLEAQGRLVRIGKGLYAKARPNRITGKPMLAAPGGFDQAAKEALNRLGVQWEPASAEKAYQAGRTQIPARVVVRVKGPFHRQIAYGKYRLGIEQVSA from the coding sequence ATGACCACTCAAACGCTTGAGTCACGCATCCGTGACAAAATTCGCAGAAGTCGGCGAACGGTATTTCTACGTGATGATTTCGCTGCACTGGGTGGTTATGACCAAGTAGGCCGGGTGCTTCGGCAATTGGAGGCGCAGGGACGATTGGTGCGTATTGGTAAAGGCCTATACGCCAAAGCGCGCCCAAACCGTATTACAGGCAAACCAATGCTTGCAGCGCCCGGTGGCTTTGACCAAGCAGCCAAAGAGGCATTAAACCGCCTAGGAGTACAGTGGGAGCCAGCCAGTGCAGAAAAAGCTTATCAGGCGGGGCGCACACAAATTCCGGCGCGAGTGGTGGTCAGAGTCAAAGGCCCGTTTCATCGCCAGATTGCCTACGGTAAATATCGCTTAGGTATCGAGCAAGTTTCTGCATGA
- a CDS encoding GNAT family N-acetyltransferase has translation MRTGTVPLEQLEAAYVEKRLWTVLTKAGSPVGFAIALRKSGSAFLQEVSVHPVHQQKGLGRQLVLRAISWAEKHEYSCVTLTTFEHIPWNAPFYLRLGFRKLTEQELSCELLSQLQNEYRLGLRHRVAMQFDLAEHSSSTLQLL, from the coding sequence ATGCGCACCGGCACCGTTCCCCTTGAGCAGTTGGAGGCTGCTTATGTAGAGAAGCGGCTATGGACAGTGTTAACAAAAGCAGGGAGCCCCGTCGGCTTTGCGATTGCGCTACGCAAGTCAGGCTCTGCGTTTCTGCAAGAGGTCAGTGTGCATCCTGTTCATCAACAAAAAGGACTAGGGCGACAATTAGTCCTCCGTGCCATCAGTTGGGCTGAAAAACACGAGTACTCTTGCGTCACGCTTACGACGTTTGAACACATACCATGGAATGCGCCATTCTATTTGAGACTTGGGTTTCGCAAGCTTACCGAGCAGGAGCTCAGCTGTGAGCTACTTAGCCAACTTCAAAATGAGTACCGTCTAGGGCTACGTCATCGCGTTGCTATGCAGTTTGACCTTGCTGAACACTCGAGTAGTACGCTTCAGCTGCTATGA
- a CDS encoding AzlC family ABC transporter permease — translation MKVKENPTRLDTAGTWRGIRMMLPLAVFTIAFGLAFSVAAVHQGLADWEAMLMSLFVFAAPSQFAALEMWHSPLPLLALAAVTLAIHTRHMLMSAALYPWLKALPQRQQFAMVILLTDSNWAMALGEYQRGERNLGILLGGGIALWGAWVGGTAIGLAFGGGITEPERFGLDVIMLCFLLMIVVGGNPRAAMALPWLAAAASALMAYWWLPPYLHVMVGAFTGGVVAVLLPGRWFRESAL, via the coding sequence ATGAAAGTAAAGGAAAATCCCACTCGGCTTGATACAGCGGGCACCTGGCGAGGGATTCGCATGATGCTGCCTTTGGCGGTTTTTACCATCGCTTTTGGATTGGCGTTTAGCGTAGCCGCCGTGCACCAAGGGTTGGCCGACTGGGAAGCGATGCTAATGAGCCTGTTTGTCTTCGCGGCTCCATCCCAATTTGCTGCCCTAGAAATGTGGCATTCGCCTCTGCCACTGCTTGCTCTGGCGGCGGTCACACTCGCGATTCATACCCGGCATATGCTAATGAGTGCGGCGCTCTACCCCTGGCTCAAGGCGTTACCTCAACGCCAGCAATTCGCGATGGTGATTCTGCTAACCGACTCCAACTGGGCAATGGCGCTGGGAGAGTATCAGCGCGGCGAGCGAAACCTAGGCATTCTTTTAGGTGGCGGGATAGCGCTGTGGGGCGCCTGGGTCGGGGGCACTGCGATAGGGCTAGCCTTTGGTGGAGGCATTACCGAACCTGAACGCTTCGGCCTTGATGTGATCATGCTGTGCTTTTTGTTAATGATAGTTGTCGGTGGGAACCCAAGAGCAGCAATGGCACTACCCTGGCTGGCAGCAGCGGCGAGTGCATTAATGGCGTACTGGTGGTTGCCGCCTTACCTACATGTGATGGTGGGTGCCTTCACCGGTGGCGTGGTAGCCGTGCTATTGCCTGGACGCTGGTTCAGGGAAAGCGCCTTATGA
- a CDS encoding metal-dependent hydrolase family protein, with translation MTTTRFINANVIDTRNGKVLANQQVRIQDGRIVDVSDSPLEGSDDQVIDIQGHFLMPGLVDSHVHVTAITPNFALLETLSPFYVGAKSSELLEAMLMRGFTTVRDAGGADYGLAKAVDEGALIGPRIMYAGNALSQTGGHADMRGPGQQTFEGCFCCAGLGRVCDGVSEVRRAARDEIRKGATQIKIMASGGVSSPTDRIDSTQFSLEEIDAIVEEATAANIHTMAHAYTARAINRLIPRGVKTIEHGNLMDEESCRLFLEYDAYLTPTLCTYDALAKEGVEAGMAEHLQRKVYDVLDAGGKALEMAQRFGVKMLYGSDLLGRMQRHQLNEFNLRKDVVPTDELIRAATSHAADAYGHTGDFGEIIPGARGDVIVLKDNPLDDINVLTQPDEQLMVIMKGGVAYKNLL, from the coding sequence ATGACAACGACACGCTTTATTAATGCCAACGTTATCGACACGCGCAACGGAAAGGTACTCGCCAACCAGCAGGTGCGCATTCAGGACGGCCGTATCGTCGATGTTAGCGATTCGCCGCTAGAGGGCAGTGATGATCAAGTCATCGATATTCAAGGCCACTTCCTGATGCCCGGTTTGGTTGATTCGCATGTACATGTCACGGCAATTACACCCAATTTTGCTCTGCTTGAGACGCTTTCGCCTTTCTATGTCGGTGCCAAATCAAGCGAGCTGCTGGAAGCCATGTTGATGCGCGGATTCACTACCGTGCGCGATGCCGGTGGAGCAGATTATGGACTTGCCAAAGCGGTAGACGAAGGCGCTTTGATCGGCCCGCGCATCATGTACGCAGGGAATGCTCTTTCCCAGACAGGCGGTCATGCCGACATGCGTGGCCCTGGGCAGCAAACCTTTGAAGGCTGCTTCTGCTGCGCGGGTCTAGGTCGTGTTTGTGACGGTGTTAGTGAAGTACGCCGGGCCGCCCGGGATGAGATCAGAAAGGGGGCCACCCAGATTAAGATTATGGCGTCTGGCGGCGTCTCTTCACCTACCGACCGTATAGACAGCACTCAGTTTTCGCTTGAGGAAATTGATGCCATTGTGGAAGAGGCCACCGCCGCCAATATTCATACCATGGCCCATGCTTATACGGCGCGCGCTATCAACCGGCTTATCCCCAGAGGCGTCAAGACCATTGAGCATGGCAACCTCATGGATGAGGAGAGCTGTCGGCTATTCCTTGAGTACGATGCTTATCTTACGCCGACTCTCTGCACTTACGATGCCTTGGCGAAGGAGGGCGTCGAAGCGGGCATGGCCGAGCACCTACAGCGCAAGGTTTATGATGTGCTGGATGCTGGCGGTAAGGCATTAGAAATGGCCCAACGTTTCGGCGTTAAGATGTTATACGGTTCCGATTTGCTGGGCCGGATGCAGCGCCACCAGCTTAATGAGTTTAATTTACGCAAAGATGTGGTGCCCACTGACGAGTTAATTCGTGCAGCCACCAGTCACGCCGCCGACGCCTATGGCCACACTGGTGATTTTGGCGAGATTATCCCAGGCGCAAGGGGAGACGTAATCGTGCTTAAAGATAATCCGTTGGATGACATCAATGTGCTTACTCAGCCTGATGAGCAGCTCATGGTGATTATGAAGGGGGGAGTGGCTTACAAAAACCTGCTTTAG
- a CDS encoding C4-dicarboxylate TRAP transporter substrate-binding protein, whose product MKFTRNTLTLAVAALVLPAVASSAHAATSFIANSFYDQQHPHSRYGYIEWAEMVKELSNGELQPEVYTGTVLLAPRANLQGIQDNVVQVAHHAAIYTPSEMPVANAVQELGFNYDDPLIGILAVTDFSLNNPTQLAEWEELDIVYLGAYNTPSYVLFCREPVRNLEELRGKRIRTAGSTVSAWVEQAGGTPVNVPSSEMYSGLDRGSLDCASNAANDLIDRSLWEVAEHTTLLPTGMYWSGPQWGFNSGFWASLSDEERDVFKEATAKAMTRMIVQYLDASEAALEEAASHGNNIYEPEEDLMASVEAFRDEALANVYDKARDEYGVEDPEALIDDFIATYEKWDALISEVDREDEEALAELAMEEIYNKLPADYGIY is encoded by the coding sequence ATGAAATTTACTCGTAATACGCTGACACTCGCCGTTGCGGCGCTGGTCTTGCCGGCCGTTGCTTCTTCGGCTCATGCCGCAACATCCTTTATTGCCAATTCTTTCTACGACCAGCAGCATCCCCACTCCCGTTACGGTTACATCGAGTGGGCAGAAATGGTCAAGGAACTCTCGAACGGCGAACTGCAACCCGAAGTTTATACCGGCACCGTGCTGCTGGCACCGCGGGCTAACCTGCAGGGTATCCAGGATAACGTGGTTCAGGTTGCTCACCACGCGGCTATCTACACGCCTTCTGAAATGCCGGTCGCGAATGCTGTGCAGGAGTTGGGGTTTAACTATGATGACCCGCTGATAGGCATACTGGCGGTGACAGACTTCAGCCTTAATAATCCCACTCAGCTAGCCGAGTGGGAGGAGCTGGATATTGTCTACCTGGGCGCCTATAACACGCCTTCCTATGTGCTGTTTTGCCGCGAGCCAGTCCGCAATCTTGAAGAGCTGCGGGGTAAGCGTATTCGTACCGCAGGCTCGACTGTTTCTGCCTGGGTCGAGCAAGCCGGGGGAACACCCGTCAATGTGCCTTCCAGTGAGATGTACAGCGGCCTCGATCGTGGTTCGTTGGACTGCGCCTCTAATGCAGCTAACGACTTGATTGACCGCTCACTGTGGGAGGTTGCCGAACACACGACGCTGCTGCCTACCGGCATGTATTGGTCCGGCCCTCAGTGGGGCTTCAATTCGGGTTTTTGGGCTAGCCTCAGCGATGAGGAGCGCGATGTCTTCAAAGAAGCGACGGCCAAGGCAATGACACGCATGATTGTCCAGTATCTGGACGCTTCTGAAGCCGCACTGGAAGAAGCCGCCTCCCACGGCAACAACATCTACGAGCCCGAAGAGGATTTGATGGCTTCCGTGGAGGCTTTCCGCGATGAAGCCTTGGCTAATGTCTACGATAAGGCCCGTGATGAGTACGGCGTTGAAGACCCAGAGGCGCTGATTGATGATTTTATCGCGACCTACGAAAAGTGGGATGCCTTAATCAGCGAAGTTGATCGCGAAGACGAAGAGGCCCTGGCCGAACTGGCCATGGAAGAGATCTACAATAAGCTTCCTGCTGACTATGGAATCTATTAA
- a CDS encoding AzlD family protein, translating to MSSSSVWQSLIAIMLMVVIAYGSRVLGLLVMSHVPLGPRVRRFVDAMSSSVLIAVITPIIVHGDGGVRLAAIAAGTVAVVMRNPLVSIAMGMVCAAGWRWWVG from the coding sequence ATGAGTTCATCCTCAGTGTGGCAGTCGTTGATAGCCATCATGCTAATGGTAGTCATTGCTTATGGCTCCAGAGTGCTGGGGCTACTGGTCATGTCGCATGTACCGCTAGGCCCTCGCGTTAGGCGATTCGTCGATGCCATGTCTAGCTCAGTTCTGATTGCCGTTATTACGCCCATCATCGTGCATGGTGACGGCGGCGTTCGGCTCGCAGCCATTGCGGCGGGTACTGTGGCAGTAGTGATGAGGAATCCGTTGGTATCGATTGCCATGGGTATGGTTTGCGCTGCGGGTTGGCGCTGGTGGGTTGGGTAA
- a CDS encoding nucleotidyl transferase AbiEii/AbiGii toxin family protein, giving the protein MNIDSGMFPDVADALGIDSPAIVEKDVYAVQLLSLLSTLRSEAFELVFAGGTSLAKAHHKLFRMSEDIDIKLVARDGVVTSMSRTALKAERKAMLAEIETVISRSPILGLDPDAGIVKRNEYRYAEFTVRYPRTQGSISALRPDLKLDVTASELYEPAVVCSVSSLYADVLHLPPEVASIPVVSLPATISEKLVALLRRTAHVSRDPSRKDDETLVRHVYDLHMATSGGYDMAALRTLVQAVIQTDVTQFGNQHTQFVTNPADELLYGLGCLQANPIHQDRYERFIGPLVYHDEPASWDEALQKVNELAQQLLSEGRAES; this is encoded by the coding sequence ATGAACATTGATTCTGGAATGTTTCCCGATGTGGCGGATGCGCTGGGTATCGACAGCCCCGCTATTGTCGAAAAAGATGTCTATGCCGTTCAGTTATTGAGTCTACTTTCAACGCTGCGTTCGGAGGCGTTTGAGCTGGTATTCGCAGGGGGTACCAGCTTAGCCAAAGCCCACCACAAGCTTTTCCGCATGTCTGAGGATATTGACATCAAGCTTGTTGCTCGCGATGGGGTAGTAACAAGTATGTCTAGAACGGCTCTAAAGGCAGAACGAAAAGCGATGCTGGCCGAAATAGAAACAGTTATCAGCCGCTCTCCGATCCTAGGGCTTGATCCCGATGCTGGGATCGTCAAGCGTAACGAGTACCGGTATGCGGAGTTTACCGTTCGCTATCCCCGTACCCAGGGCAGCATCTCTGCGCTTCGGCCTGACTTGAAGCTAGACGTTACAGCATCAGAACTTTATGAGCCCGCCGTGGTGTGTTCTGTCAGCTCCTTGTATGCCGATGTTCTTCATTTACCCCCAGAGGTAGCTTCCATTCCGGTGGTTAGCCTGCCTGCCACGATCAGCGAGAAGCTGGTGGCATTGCTACGTCGCACAGCCCACGTGAGCCGTGATCCTTCCCGAAAAGATGACGAAACGCTGGTGAGGCACGTCTACGATCTTCATATGGCGACATCCGGCGGATATGACATGGCTGCATTACGCACGCTGGTACAGGCAGTAATACAGACGGACGTGACTCAGTTCGGCAACCAGCATACACAATTTGTCACTAACCCAGCAGATGAGCTGCTCTATGGCCTAGGGTGCTTACAGGCAAACCCCATCCATCAGGATCGCTACGAGCGTTTTATCGGCCCGCTGGTTTATCACGATGAGCCCGCGTCCTGGGATGAAGCCTTACAGAAAGTAAATGAATTGGCCCAACAGCTGCTGTCGGAGGGTAGGGCTGAGAGCTAA